The bacterium genome has a segment encoding these proteins:
- a CDS encoding anaerobic ribonucleoside-triphosphate reductase activating protein — protein MMKIAGFQGVSLIDYPDKVSSVIFTSGCNMRCPFCQNKDLVLSNNGFLNEDDILKAIIERKGFIDGVVITGGEPTIQDGLLDFCKRLKSNSLLVKLDTNGYLPDVLRGLIENKAIDYIALDIKSTFSSYNNACGIDVDISKIKESLEILKNSNIDYEIRTTGVPSLIDEEVIREIASYIPWTKRYVLQQYRNKKTLNRDFEKILPYSGEVLLSFKSIAEKSIKEVLIRGI, from the coding sequence ATGATGAAAATAGCAGGCTTTCAGGGTGTCTCTTTGATAGATTATCCAGATAAGGTATCATCTGTAATATTTACCTCTGGGTGTAATATGAGGTGTCCATTCTGTCAAAATAAAGACCTTGTCCTCTCTAATAATGGATTTTTAAATGAAGATGATATTTTGAAGGCCATCATTGAAAGAAAGGGATTTATTGATGGTGTTGTGATTACAGGTGGTGAGCCAACCATACAGGATGGGCTTCTTGATTTTTGTAAAAGGCTTAAAAGTAATTCCCTTCTTGTTAAGCTTGATACAAATGGGTATCTTCCAGATGTCTTAAGAGGTCTTATAGAAAATAAGGCAATTGACTATATTGCCTTAGATATTAAATCTACATTCTCTTCCTACAATAATGCTTGCGGAATTGATGTGGATATAAGTAAAATTAAAGAATCATTGGAAATTTTAAAAAATTCAAATATAGATTATGAAATCAGGACAACAGGGGTTCCCTCCCTGATTGATGAAGAGGTGATAAGAGAGATTGCTTCCTATATCCCTTGGACAAAGAGGTATGTCCTTCAGCAATATAGGAATAAGAAGACATTGAATAGGGATTTTGAAAAGATTCTTCCCTATTCTGGTGAGGTGCTTCTTTCCTTTAAATCCATAGCTGAAAAATCTATTAAAGAGGTATTGATAAGAGGCATATGA
- the amrS gene encoding AmmeMemoRadiSam system radical SAM enzyme, which produces MTRRDFLKKAGIGIASCGITGGILALQDEDEEEKGLEAVPTKEKNIELWKWAKEGYYYTKLKNGKIRCKKCPHRCLLKKNYRGACKTNVNKDGVLYSKSYGNPCVINIDPIEKKPFFHFLPGTKAFSISTAGCNLRCHYCQNWDISQKKPEETRNYDLLPEKLISLVCEWRNKDSGVQSLAYTYGEPAAFYEYMIDSSVLAKEKGIKNIVITAGYLDRTPLKRLCKEVDAIKIDLKGFDEDFYKDICSAELDYVKEACEIVAESGVWFEIVNLVVPTLNDDMGKIKAICKWVYSLSPDIPLHFSRFHPQYKLLNLPPTPFETLFSAYKIAKDCGINHPYIGNIPDGEWNNTYCPGCKKMLIERAGYSVLKNLIKDGMCPGCKRKISGFWG; this is translated from the coding sequence ATGACAAGGAGGGATTTTCTTAAAAAAGCTGGTATTGGAATTGCAAGCTGTGGGATAACTGGGGGTATTTTAGCCCTGCAAGACGAGGATGAAGAAGAAAAGGGGCTTGAGGCTGTTCCCACAAAGGAAAAAAATATTGAGCTTTGGAAATGGGCAAAGGAGGGCTATTATTACACAAAGCTAAAGAATGGAAAGATAAGGTGTAAAAAATGCCCACATCGCTGTTTATTAAAGAAGAATTACAGGGGTGCTTGTAAGACAAATGTAAATAAGGATGGTGTTTTATATTCAAAATCTTACGGAAACCCCTGTGTTATAAATATAGACCCCATTGAGAAAAAGCCATTTTTCCACTTCCTTCCAGGAACAAAGGCATTTTCCATTTCCACCGCAGGGTGTAATTTGAGATGTCATTATTGCCAGAATTGGGATATCTCACAGAAAAAGCCAGAGGAGACAAGGAATTACGACCTCCTTCCCGAAAAGCTTATAAGCCTTGTCTGTGAATGGAGGAATAAGGATTCAGGTGTCCAATCCCTTGCTTATACCTATGGTGAGCCTGCCGCATTCTATGAATATATGATCGATTCAAGTGTATTGGCAAAAGAAAAGGGAATTAAAAATATTGTGATTACCGCTGGCTATCTTGATAGAACCCCATTGAAACGGCTTTGTAAAGAGGTGGATGCCATAAAGATTGACCTTAAGGGATTTGATGAGGATTTTTACAAAGATATCTGCTCTGCTGAGTTGGATTATGTTAAGGAGGCCTGTGAGATAGTGGCAGAATCTGGTGTTTGGTTTGAGATTGTTAATCTTGTTGTTCCAACCCTAAATGATGATATGGGAAAAATTAAGGCAATATGTAAATGGGTATATAGCCTTTCACCTGACATCCCCCTTCATTTTTCAAGGTTTCATCCACAATATAAGCTCTTAAACCTTCCTCCCACGCCCTTTGAAACCCTATTTTCTGCCTATAAAATAGCAAAGGATTGTGGGATAAACCATCCCTATATTGGGAATATCCCAGACGGAGAATGGAACAATACATATTGCCCAGGATGCAAAAAAATGCTTATTGAAAGAGCAGGTTATAGCGTTCTTAAAAATCTAATAAAGGATGGAATGTGTCCTGGTTGCAAAAGAAAGATTTCTGGATTCTGGGGCTAA
- a CDS encoding polyprenyl synthetase family protein yields the protein MEKKRALIDERIGSIISLKPPSLLKDAIEYSLFPGGKRIRPILCLLSSEVVSGDFIKALDVCVAIELIHTYSLIHDDIMDLDEERRGKPSVYKKYGIPLAILAGDGLLTLAFEILSDYPLISKEIAKAIGMDGMVLGQSEDVLKSQNQDNINLNKTAKLFMASCVSGGMIGKGSKEQIEALREFGLNFGLLFQLKDDRVDKRIILKDYEERMPGLLDKAKISLSIFKKDNPLIKLLSYFKN from the coding sequence TTGGAAAAGAAGAGAGCCTTAATTGATGAGAGAATAGGTTCTATTATCTCTCTAAAACCCCCTTCTTTGCTTAAAGATGCAATTGAATATTCCCTATTCCCTGGTGGCAAGCGGATAAGACCCATTCTTTGCCTTCTTTCCTCTGAGGTTGTTTCTGGAGATTTTATAAAAGCATTGGATGTTTGTGTAGCCATTGAGCTTATTCATACATATTCCCTTATTCACGATGACATTATGGATTTAGATGAAGAAAGGAGGGGAAAGCCATCTGTCTATAAAAAATATGGGATTCCTTTAGCAATCCTTGCAGGAGATGGCTTGCTTACATTGGCGTTTGAAATTCTTTCTGACTATCCTTTAATTTCAAAGGAAATTGCAAAGGCAATTGGTATGGATGGAATGGTATTGGGGCAATCAGAAGATGTTTTAAAATCGCAAAACCAAGATAATATTAACCTTAATAAGACGGCAAAGCTATTTATGGCATCCTGTGTTTCGGGAGGAATGATTGGAAAGGGAAGCAAAGAACAAATTGAAGCTTTGAGGGAATTTGGATTAAACTTTGGTCTTTTGTTTCAATTAAAGGATGACAGGGTTGACAAGAGGATAATCTTAAAAGATTATGAAGAAAGGATGCCAGGGCTTTTGGATAAAGCAAAAATTTCCCTTTCTATATTTAAAAAGGATAATCCTTTGATAAAGCTTCTCTCTTATTTTAAAAATTAG
- the xseB gene encoding exodeoxyribonuclease VII small subunit: protein MKFEDALKRLEEIVQILEKQEIGLDESIALFEEGIALKKLCQEKLLSAERKIKIISETEGERLVGKEESLN from the coding sequence ATGAAATTTGAGGATGCACTAAAAAGGCTGGAGGAGATTGTTCAAATCTTAGAAAAGCAAGAGATTGGTTTGGATGAATCCATAGCCCTTTTTGAGGAAGGAATTGCTTTAAAAAAGCTCTGTCAAGAAAAGCTTTTGAGTGCAGAGAGAAAGATAAAGATAATCAGTGAAACAGAAGGGGAAAGATTGGTTGGAAAAGAAGAGAGCCTTAATTGA
- a CDS encoding protein-L-isoaspartate(D-aspartate) O-methyltransferase: protein MEEDIYKERRKVMVKEQIEGRGIRDKRVLSAMLDIPRDVFVEEREREDAYKDFPLPIGYGQTISQPYIVALMTSLLELKGDEVVLEIGTGSGYQSAILSYLAAEVWTIERISELGERARKRLEKLGIKNVHLIVGNGTLGLPEYAPYDRIIITAASPDVPKPLIDQLKDNGIMVIPMGERYTQRLVVITKEKGMIKEKDRGGCVFVPLIGKYGFKE, encoded by the coding sequence ATGGAAGAAGATATTTATAAGGAAAGAAGAAAGGTGATGGTTAAGGAGCAGATAGAGGGAAGGGGAATTAGGGATAAGAGGGTTTTATCTGCAATGCTAGATATTCCGAGGGATGTATTTGTTGAAGAAAGAGAAAGAGAGGATGCATATAAAGATTTTCCCCTTCCTATAGGCTATGGCCAAACAATCTCCCAGCCATACATTGTTGCTTTGATGACATCCCTTCTTGAATTAAAGGGGGACGAGGTTGTTCTTGAGATAGGAACAGGCTCTGGCTATCAGTCTGCAATATTAAGCTATTTGGCAGCTGAGGTTTGGACAATTGAAAGGATTTCTGAATTAGGAGAGAGGGCAAGAAAGAGATTGGAGAAACTTGGGATTAAAAATGTCCATCTTATAGTTGGCAATGGAACATTAGGGCTTCCAGAATATGCACCTTATGACAGGATAATCATAACCGCCGCATCTCCAGATGTCCCAAAGCCCCTTATAGACCAACTTAAGGATAACGGAATTATGGTTATCCCAATGGGAGAAAGGTATACCCAGAGGCTTGTTGTGATAACAAAGGAAAAGGGGATGATAAAGGAAAAAGATAGGGGAGGGTGTGTATTTGTCCCTCTGATTGGAAAATATGGATTTAAGGAATGA
- a CDS encoding decaprenyl-phosphate phosphoribosyltransferase, whose product MMYSLIISMRPKQWVKNLFVFAALVFGERLNDPASLLKVSLGFVLFCLIAGSGYLINDIIDQKKDALHPLKSKRPIVSGVLKKRECIIFVFLFIIASISSSFFINYNFSLCLVSYLLLSLLYSFFLKNIVIIDILSLSFGFVIRVIAGAFAIGVSISLWLLICTMLIALFLILSKRRHELVLLESDASLHREILSEYSLSFIDEMISAITGAAIIAYSLYAFQVRDKFGEYFPLTIPFVLYGVFRYLYLVHQKGRGGSPEIDITQDKPLMVNLFLWIISVLLIIYGRRYL is encoded by the coding sequence ATGATGTATTCTTTAATAATTAGTATGAGGCCGAAGCAATGGGTAAAAAACCTCTTTGTGTTTGCTGCTCTGGTTTTTGGAGAAAGGCTAAATGATCCAGCCTCTTTACTTAAGGTTTCTTTGGGATTTGTCCTATTTTGTCTTATTGCAGGCTCTGGCTATCTCATCAATGATATAATTGACCAAAAAAAAGATGCCCTACATCCATTGAAGTCAAAGAGGCCTATTGTATCCGGCGTTCTAAAAAAAAGGGAGTGTATAATTTTTGTCTTTTTATTTATTATTGCCTCTATTTCTTCTTCATTTTTTATAAATTATAATTTTTCCCTTTGCCTTGTTTCTTATCTCCTTCTTTCTTTGCTCTATTCTTTTTTTCTTAAAAATATTGTCATTATTGACATCCTTTCTCTTTCATTCGGGTTTGTAATAAGGGTTATTGCAGGTGCTTTTGCTATTGGTGTTTCTATCTCTTTATGGCTTCTTATCTGCACAATGCTTATAGCTTTATTCCTTATATTAAGCAAAAGGAGGCACGAGCTTGTCCTTTTAGAGAGCGATGCATCATTGCATCGCGAAATCCTCTCTGAGTATAGCCTTTCCTTTATTGATGAGATGATCTCAGCCATAACAGGTGCAGCTATTATTGCCTATTCTTTATATGCCTTTCAAGTAAGGGATAAATTTGGAGAATACTTTCCCTTAACCATACCCTTTGTTTTATATGGGGTATTTAGATATTTATATCTTGTCCACCAAAAAGGGAGGGGTGGAAGCCCTGAGATAGATATAACTCAGGATAAGCCTTTAATGGTCAATTTGTTCCTTTGGATAATCTCTGTTTTGTTAATTATTTATGGAAGAAGATATTTATAA
- the lpxA gene encoding acyl-ACP--UDP-N-acetylglucosamine O-acyltransferase produces MKNAIVHKDAQIGAKVEIGPFSIIEEDVIIQDGTKIGAYVVIKKGTRIGKNCYIDIGAVIGNDPQIAGWKNVKSYCFIGDNNIIREYATIHRSSYEGESTQIGNNNFIMANSHIAHDCKIGNNVVVTNFAGLTGHVEVEDKVIISGFVAIHQFVRIGCLSMIGGSSKVTQDVPPYFIADGHPASCIGINSIGLQRNGIPSKMRQDIKNAFRLLYRSHLNISQALIKIKDEIPPSPEIAHLVEFIKSSKRGIC; encoded by the coding sequence ATGAAAAATGCAATTGTTCATAAGGATGCACAAATAGGAGCAAAGGTTGAAATTGGCCCTTTTTCCATTATAGAGGAGGATGTTATAATTCAAGATGGAACAAAAATAGGGGCATATGTGGTGATAAAAAAAGGAACAAGGATAGGAAAAAATTGCTATATTGATATAGGTGCGGTTATTGGAAATGATCCCCAGATTGCAGGATGGAAGAATGTGAAATCCTATTGTTTTATTGGAGACAATAACATCATCCGTGAATATGCAACCATCCATCGCTCATCTTATGAAGGGGAAAGCACGCAAATAGGAAATAATAACTTTATTATGGCAAATTCCCATATTGCCCATGATTGCAAGATTGGAAATAATGTTGTGGTTACAAATTTTGCAGGCTTAACCGGTCATGTTGAGGTGGAGGACAAGGTTATAATTTCGGGCTTTGTTGCCATACATCAATTTGTTAGAATTGGATGCCTCTCTATGATTGGTGGCTCTTCAAAGGTTACCCAAGATGTTCCACCATATTTTATTGCTGATGGACACCCTGCTTCCTGCATTGGGATAAATAGTATCGGGCTTCAAAGAAATGGAATACCAAGCAAGATGAGGCAAGACATAAAAAATGCATTTAGGCTGTTATATCGCTCCCATCTAAATATCAGCCAGGCACTTATAAAAATAAAGGATGAGATTCCCCCTTCTCCTGAGATAGCTCATCTTGTTGAATTTATCAAAAGCTCTAAAAGGGGGATATGTTGA